One region of Bosea sp. 29B genomic DNA includes:
- a CDS encoding site-specific integrase, which translates to MTSISLLSAETETRRALQLDALAGILPMERRDKLATLLTDDDVATLRHLAKEGMGENSLRALASDLAYLEAWSIAGTGSPLPWPAPEALALKFVAHHLWDPARRAEDSSHGMPADVDEALRAGDHLRSDGPHASSTVKRRLAHWATLHRWKGLESPLGTPAIRTSVRLAVRASARPRRRKSKRAVTRDILDRLIATCQTDRLADTRDLAILLVAFASGGRRRSEVARLRLEQLTIEADAPLDPDDPNSPRLPCMAIALGRTKTTQSDEDARVLLIGAPVAALREWIERADIKKGAVFRAIDRWEAIDDRALTPQAVNLILKRRCAMAGLDPVEFSAHGLRSGYLTEAARNGVALPAAMRQSQHRSVQQASRYYNDADQALGKAARLAI; encoded by the coding sequence GTGACATCGATATCCCTGCTCTCGGCCGAGACCGAAACGCGACGGGCCCTGCAGCTCGACGCCCTTGCCGGCATTCTGCCGATGGAGCGCCGCGACAAGCTCGCCACCCTCCTAACCGACGACGACGTCGCGACGCTTCGACACCTGGCCAAAGAAGGCATGGGTGAGAACTCGTTGCGCGCGCTCGCTTCGGATCTGGCCTATCTCGAGGCCTGGTCGATCGCAGGGACAGGCTCACCCCTGCCCTGGCCAGCGCCGGAAGCTCTGGCACTGAAGTTCGTCGCCCATCACCTCTGGGATCCGGCGCGGCGCGCCGAGGATTCTTCGCATGGCATGCCGGCCGACGTGGATGAAGCTCTCCGCGCCGGTGACCATCTACGTTCTGACGGACCCCATGCGAGCTCGACCGTCAAACGGCGCCTGGCTCACTGGGCGACGCTGCATCGCTGGAAGGGGCTTGAGAGCCCGCTCGGGACGCCGGCGATCCGCACCAGCGTGCGTCTGGCGGTCCGGGCCAGTGCTCGGCCCCGCCGCCGCAAGAGCAAGCGCGCTGTGACGCGCGACATTCTGGACCGGCTAATCGCGACCTGCCAGACCGACCGCCTCGCCGATACGCGCGATCTTGCCATCCTGCTCGTCGCCTTCGCCTCGGGCGGACGCCGGCGCAGCGAAGTCGCGCGACTGCGGCTCGAGCAGCTCACCATTGAGGCCGATGCGCCGCTCGATCCCGATGATCCAAACTCGCCTCGCCTGCCCTGTATGGCGATCGCGCTCGGTCGAACCAAGACGACACAGTCCGACGAAGATGCGCGCGTGCTGCTGATCGGCGCACCGGTCGCGGCCCTGCGCGAGTGGATCGAGCGGGCTGACATCAAGAAGGGGGCAGTGTTTCGGGCAATCGACCGCTGGGAGGCCATAGATGACCGCGCGCTGACGCCACAGGCCGTCAATCTCATCCTGAAGCGCCGCTGCGCGATGGCAGGGCTCGATCCGGTCGAGTTTTCGGCTCACGGCCTGAGATCAGGCTATCTGACCGAGGCAGCCCGCAACGGCGTCGCCCTGCCCGCGGCGATGCGCCAATCGCAGCACCGGTCGGTTCAGCAGGCATCGCGGTACTATAACGATGCGGATCAGGCGCTCGGAAAGGCTGCAAGGCTGGCCATCTGA
- the repA gene encoding plasmid partitioning protein RepA, protein MNALAPFEFDDKILQQGAEISRKLNQLRLEKFPPNAQKTLRRFPMAEVAHYLGVSPNNLKRLHLEGKGPEPSTGAGGRRFYTAEQMLELRHYLDKNGRSEVKKYVPHRKPGEKLQVIAVVNFKGGSGKTTTAAHLAQHLALTGHRVLAVDLDPQASLSALYGFQPELDKNPSLYDAIRYDDQRKSIRDVIVPTNFPSLDVIPANLELQEYEYDTPLAMQNSAEGKRFFTRFGNALKEVDSSYDVVVVDCPPQLGYLTLTALIAATSVLITVHPQMLDLMSMSQFLLMLGNIAKTIKDAGAEVRMDWLRYLITRFEPTDVPQVEMLGLMQSMLAAEMLKAQMVKSTAISDAGLTKQTLYEVERANFTRETYDRAIECMDAVNFEVQGLIHQAWGRL, encoded by the coding sequence ATGAACGCTCTCGCTCCGTTCGAGTTTGACGATAAAATTCTCCAGCAGGGCGCAGAGATATCGCGCAAGCTGAATCAACTTCGTCTGGAGAAATTTCCGCCCAACGCCCAGAAGACGCTGAGGCGTTTCCCCATGGCGGAGGTCGCCCACTATCTCGGCGTCAGTCCCAACAATCTCAAGCGCCTTCACCTCGAAGGCAAGGGGCCGGAGCCTTCAACTGGGGCTGGGGGGCGTCGCTTCTATACCGCTGAACAAATGCTCGAGCTGCGGCATTATCTCGACAAGAACGGCCGGTCTGAAGTCAAAAAATACGTCCCTCACCGTAAGCCGGGTGAGAAGTTGCAGGTCATTGCTGTCGTCAACTTCAAGGGCGGCTCAGGCAAGACCACTACGGCGGCGCATCTGGCGCAGCACCTCGCCCTGACTGGGCATAGGGTCCTCGCCGTCGATCTGGATCCGCAGGCTTCATTGTCGGCGTTGTATGGATTTCAGCCGGAGCTCGACAAGAACCCGTCGCTTTATGACGCGATCCGCTACGACGATCAGCGCAAGTCCATTCGGGACGTTATCGTGCCGACGAATTTTCCGTCACTGGATGTTATTCCTGCAAACCTTGAGCTACAGGAATACGAATACGACACGCCCTTGGCGATGCAGAATTCTGCGGAGGGCAAGCGCTTCTTCACGCGCTTCGGCAATGCGCTCAAGGAGGTCGATTCTTCCTATGATGTCGTCGTCGTCGATTGCCCGCCCCAGCTCGGCTACCTGACGCTGACAGCGCTAATCGCCGCGACATCTGTGCTCATCACCGTTCATCCGCAGATGCTGGACCTCATGTCCATGAGCCAATTCCTGCTGATGCTCGGGAATATCGCCAAGACCATCAAGGACGCCGGTGCCGAGGTTCGCATGGACTGGCTGCGCTATCTCATTACCCGCTTCGAGCCGACGGATGTGCCGCAGGTTGAGATGCTCGGCCTCATGCAGAGCATGCTCGCAGCGGAAATGCTGAAGGCCCAGATGGTGAAGTCTACCGCGATCTCGGATGCGGGTTTGACGAAGCAGACGCTCTATGAAGTGGAGCGCGCGAACTTCACGCGTGAGACATATGACCGCGCGATCGAGTGCATGGATGCGGTCAATTTCGAAGTGCAAGGGCTCATTCATCAGGCATGGGGGCGGCTGTAA
- a CDS encoding acyl-homoserine-lactone synthase produces the protein MEVVELTRAGYGDNISLLMGMHRVRRKVFKDRLDWSVATTGDLEMDRYDTLNATYLTVVDRGAVLGCVRLLPTTGPNMLADTFPELLDSAAAPRSDLIAESSRFCVDTELTDAMTDGGLRQATFMLFAAMLEWGEARGLASIATVTDLRMERILRRAGWTLERLGAPRRIESTVAVAGLLPIADGVLAAIRHHGGLGSPVLPIDMPLPLAA, from the coding sequence ATGGAGGTCGTCGAACTGACCCGTGCCGGATATGGCGACAACATTTCGCTGCTGATGGGCATGCACCGTGTGCGGCGAAAAGTGTTCAAGGACCGCCTCGACTGGTCGGTGGCGACCACGGGCGATCTCGAGATGGACCGCTATGACACGCTGAATGCGACCTACCTGACCGTAGTTGATCGGGGCGCAGTGCTGGGGTGTGTGCGGCTGCTTCCGACGACAGGCCCCAACATGCTGGCCGACACGTTTCCGGAGCTTCTGGACAGCGCTGCTGCGCCGCGCTCTGACCTCATCGCCGAAAGTTCACGCTTCTGCGTCGACACCGAGCTGACCGACGCCATGACCGATGGCGGACTGCGGCAGGCGACGTTCATGCTGTTTGCCGCCATGCTCGAATGGGGCGAGGCGAGGGGACTGGCGTCGATAGCGACTGTGACTGATCTGCGCATGGAGCGCATTCTCCGGCGGGCAGGGTGGACGCTTGAGCGTCTCGGCGCGCCGCGGCGCATCGAATCCACCGTCGCCGTGGCAGGATTGCTGCCGATAGCGGATGGCGTGCTCGCTGCGATCCGGCACCATGGCGGCCTCGGTTCACCGGTTCTGCCGATCGACATGCCGCTGCCGCTGGCCGCGTGA
- a CDS encoding MucR family transcriptional regulator: MSEITDNAELLELTTSIVSAYVSNNNVQPADLVGLIASTYSALAGLGSEAVPAPPAALIPAVPIRKSVTPDAITCLEDGKKFKSLKRHLNTFYGLTPEQYRVKWGLPADYPMVAPAYAEARSALAKSMGLGRKAAAVSAPKPAPRPKTTRAKASA; encoded by the coding sequence ATGTCCGAAATCACAGACAATGCCGAGCTTCTTGAGCTGACGACCTCGATTGTTTCGGCTTATGTTTCGAACAATAACGTTCAGCCGGCCGACCTCGTCGGCTTGATCGCGAGCACCTATTCGGCGCTTGCGGGGCTTGGCTCGGAGGCGGTCCCTGCTCCTCCTGCCGCTCTGATCCCAGCCGTCCCGATCCGAAAGTCAGTGACGCCGGATGCGATCACCTGCCTGGAAGACGGCAAGAAGTTCAAATCCCTGAAGCGTCACCTCAACACCTTCTATGGCCTGACGCCTGAACAGTATCGCGTAAAGTGGGGCCTGCCTGCGGACTACCCGATGGTTGCTCCCGCCTATGCCGAAGCGCGCTCCGCGCTCGCCAAGTCGATGGGTCTGGGTCGCAAGGCGGCGGCCGTCTCCGCGCCGAAGCCGGCACCTCGCCCAAAAACGACCCGCGCCAAAGCATCGGCGTGA
- a CDS encoding WGR domain-containing protein: protein MDVVRETTPGKLQVLVLERRDEGCNLARSYVLAIEPTLFGDTALIREWGRIGADGRRRLDLHADHAAAAESLDVWLRRKVARGYRVR from the coding sequence ATGGATGTCGTGCGCGAGACCACCCCGGGCAAACTGCAGGTGCTGGTGCTGGAGCGCCGGGACGAGGGCTGCAATCTGGCCCGCTCCTATGTGCTGGCAATCGAACCGACGCTGTTTGGTGACACCGCCTTGATCCGCGAATGGGGACGCATCGGGGCCGACGGCCGGCGCCGTCTCGATCTTCACGCCGATCATGCTGCCGCCGCTGAATCCCTCGACGTCTGGCTGAGGCGTAAGGTGGCGCGCGGCTACCGGGTTCGCTGA
- the repC gene encoding plasmid replication protein RepC: protein MEPRLSTTPFGRRSLTLAHVASQASAKTRPPEKAVHKWNIFRAICTAKNALGVPERALAVLDALLSFHPETVLTGEGLIVFPSNHQLGLRAHGMPMATLRRHLAALVDAGLIVRRDSPNGKRYARKGRGGEIEFAFGFDLAPLVVRAEEFEALADEVEAEARALRLVKERITICRRDIAKMIATGLEESVPTQQAGRGPADWAEIHGLYRGIMARIPRSPTRLALEPIAEELSLLADEILNLLETHIKTQNMSGNESQNERHIQNSKPDSLADLEPRFPKSGGGGLEITPEPKRMPEGTFPLGMVLDACPDLIDYSKGGIANWRDFLASVAVVRPMLGISPSAWEEAMGIMGEVQASIVVAAILQRGEAISSAGGYLRGLTRRAEAGEFSLGPMLMALIGSRKRDKKRA, encoded by the coding sequence ATGGAACCACGACTCTCGACGACGCCTTTTGGGCGGCGATCGCTCACGCTTGCCCATGTAGCAAGCCAGGCGAGCGCGAAAACGCGACCGCCGGAGAAAGCGGTCCACAAATGGAATATCTTCCGTGCGATTTGCACGGCAAAAAACGCGCTCGGGGTGCCCGAGCGCGCGCTGGCCGTTCTAGACGCTCTGCTGTCGTTCCATCCGGAAACCGTCCTCACGGGCGAGGGGTTGATCGTCTTCCCCTCTAACCACCAGCTAGGGCTGCGGGCGCACGGTATGCCAATGGCGACGCTCAGGCGTCATCTGGCGGCTCTGGTCGACGCAGGGCTGATCGTCAGGCGCGACAGCCCCAATGGCAAGCGCTACGCCCGCAAGGGCAGGGGAGGTGAGATCGAGTTCGCGTTCGGCTTCGACCTAGCCCCGCTCGTGGTGCGGGCGGAAGAATTCGAAGCGCTGGCGGACGAGGTCGAGGCGGAAGCACGGGCTTTGCGCCTGGTCAAAGAGCGCATCACGATCTGCCGGCGCGACATCGCCAAGATGATCGCGACCGGCCTCGAAGAGAGCGTCCCCACACAGCAAGCCGGGCGCGGCCCGGCCGACTGGGCTGAGATCCACGGCCTTTATCGAGGCATCATGGCGCGGATTCCGCGCAGTCCAACGCGTCTGGCACTGGAGCCGATTGCTGAGGAACTCTCGCTGCTTGCCGACGAGATCCTCAACCTGCTGGAAACTCATATTAAAACCCAAAATATGAGCGGCAATGAGTCTCAGAATGAGCGTCACATACAGAATTCAAAACCAGACTCCCTTGCTGATCTTGAACCACGCTTTCCAAAAAGCGGGGGCGGCGGATTGGAGATCACACCGGAACCGAAGCGGATGCCCGAGGGGACGTTCCCACTGGGGATGGTTTTGGACGCCTGTCCCGACCTGATCGACTATTCCAAGGGCGGGATCGCGAACTGGCGCGACTTCCTGGCGTCGGTGGCGGTGGTCAGACCGATGTTGGGTATCAGCCCGAGCGCCTGGGAGGAGGCGATGGGCATTATGGGCGAAGTTCAGGCTTCGATCGTCGTGGCGGCTATCCTGCAGCGCGGTGAGGCGATCAGCAGCGCTGGCGGCTATCTGCGGGGGCTGACGCGAAGGGCCGAGGCCGGCGAATTCTCGCTCGGCCCGATGCTGATGGCGCTGATCGGCAGCCGCAAGCGCGACAAGAAGCGAGCGTGA
- a CDS encoding type IV secretion system protein VirB3 yields the protein MTSAPERLTEDTLFLACTRPAMIAGVTMEAMAINVMASCILFLMAGSIVYGLIALPIHLICRAICRHDPNQFRLLVAWLETRGRARNGASWGGSSPTPLRLVRRFNIREIAHG from the coding sequence ATGACGAGCGCACCCGAGCGCCTGACCGAGGACACGCTGTTTCTCGCATGCACGCGGCCTGCGATGATCGCGGGCGTAACCATGGAGGCGATGGCCATCAATGTCATGGCATCCTGCATCCTGTTCCTGATGGCCGGATCGATCGTCTACGGGCTGATCGCCTTGCCGATCCACCTGATCTGCCGCGCGATCTGCCGACACGATCCCAACCAGTTTCGCCTGCTCGTCGCCTGGCTCGAAACACGCGGCCGCGCGCGCAACGGCGCCTCCTGGGGCGGATCGTCGCCGACGCCCTTGCGCCTCGTGCGACGCTTCAACATTCGCGAGATCGCTCATGGCTGA
- a CDS encoding LuxR family transcriptional regulator encodes MWPLYRHIFAAKAVRIDRKRIIRRVKQGVVAKGTQMKSVELAYQELVDGLHSSAAESEFGRVGQRVAESMGFRYFAYLGFGETDPVLISSYPKRWSEHYFTEGYQDVDPVVAFARSGRSTLRWTREAARQFPLRAQKRLFDDADEFGIRHGVSVAIAGGFNRFAAFTFAVDELSSAHGRMVTEANDIVQLIGLTFHAHADAKLGLRSPPNDAAPLTQRERECLTWAARGKSMEATAMIMGITPRAVKFHLDNARASLGADTLPQAVAIALRGKTIS; translated from the coding sequence TTGTGGCCCCTCTATCGCCACATCTTCGCGGCAAAGGCCGTTCGCATCGATCGCAAGAGGATCATCAGGCGCGTGAAGCAAGGCGTCGTTGCCAAGGGTACCCAGATGAAATCAGTGGAATTGGCCTATCAGGAACTCGTCGACGGTCTGCATTCGTCAGCGGCGGAATCGGAGTTCGGGCGTGTCGGCCAGCGCGTCGCCGAGAGCATGGGGTTCCGGTACTTTGCCTATCTCGGCTTCGGCGAAACCGATCCGGTTTTGATCTCGTCTTATCCCAAGCGCTGGAGCGAGCATTATTTCACGGAAGGCTATCAGGACGTCGATCCCGTCGTCGCCTTCGCTCGAAGCGGGCGCTCCACACTGCGGTGGACCCGCGAAGCTGCGCGTCAGTTTCCGCTGCGCGCCCAGAAGCGGCTCTTCGACGACGCCGACGAGTTTGGCATCCGCCATGGCGTCTCTGTCGCGATCGCCGGCGGCTTCAATCGGTTCGCCGCCTTCACCTTCGCAGTCGACGAGCTGAGTTCAGCCCATGGAAGGATGGTCACCGAAGCGAACGACATCGTCCAACTGATCGGGCTGACATTCCATGCTCACGCCGATGCGAAATTGGGGCTGCGGTCTCCGCCCAATGACGCGGCGCCCCTGACCCAGCGCGAGCGGGAATGCCTGACATGGGCTGCTCGCGGAAAATCGATGGAGGCGACCGCCATGATCATGGGGATCACGCCGCGGGCGGTGAAGTTTCATCTCGATAATGCGCGGGCGAGCCTCGGCGCTGATACGCTGCCGCAAGCCGTCGCGATTGCTCTTCGCGGAAAGACGATATCATGA
- a CDS encoding type IV secretion protein, with translation MEAADIKTLIERCTSPALAKPVAAIMRQASEFEPLLVTIAGKRPIRILAGSKPEAIALASEASVAAQPVRIGLAQLDARDLDDAGLTVATAFDPCAHIAGVGRVFVERQTRLVSRGLNEDLASEQAMASFKSVRVDRPTAAMPKPDTAADPGKEPVAPNEEIASAKDPPSWSVYGARRGSSLLIYSR, from the coding sequence ATGGAGGCCGCAGACATCAAGACATTGATCGAGCGATGCACGTCGCCGGCGCTGGCGAAGCCGGTCGCCGCGATCATGCGCCAGGCGAGCGAGTTCGAGCCCTTGCTGGTTACGATCGCGGGCAAGCGGCCGATTAGAATTCTAGCCGGCTCGAAACCTGAGGCGATCGCTCTTGCAAGCGAGGCATCGGTCGCAGCACAGCCTGTCCGGATCGGCCTGGCGCAGCTTGACGCGCGCGACCTCGATGACGCCGGCCTCACGGTGGCGACGGCGTTCGACCCATGCGCCCACATCGCCGGCGTCGGGCGCGTGTTTGTGGAGCGTCAGACGCGGCTCGTCTCACGCGGATTAAACGAAGACCTCGCAAGCGAACAGGCGATGGCTTCGTTCAAATCTGTCCGGGTCGACCGGCCAACTGCTGCGATGCCCAAACCGGACACCGCCGCAGATCCGGGGAAGGAGCCCGTAGCTCCCAACGAGGAAATCGCATCCGCCAAGGACCCGCCATCCTGGAGCGTCTATGGCGCGCGGCGCGGCTCATCGCTGCTGATCTACAGCCGCTAA
- the repB gene encoding plasmid partitioning protein RepB, which produces MARKNPFANLLAKDSSSEEQPVLDYAVKGASKSFLNSLNEITARADRLMEGEPIVELDPDSVDPSFIKDRLEENEQEFNELLEAIRARGQDSPILVRPHPASGERYMVVFGHRRLKVAKLLGRKVRAVIKEMKDREHVVAQGQENSARANLSFIEKALYASELAKLRYDDDNAIVMTALALDRSTLSKMLAVAGLPEKVLRAIGPAKGIGRDRWYELKLLLERPSHYDAAIAVIEGEGFAELPTEERFAAVERRLKTKQSRSRSEPDRQSWVPHDGAVAAEMLAEGRKFTLAIKAKGPDAKAFGRYLSDNLDRLYDDFRRRAGATTNGD; this is translated from the coding sequence GTGGCTCGTAAAAATCCTTTCGCAAATTTGCTGGCCAAGGATTCTTCTTCCGAGGAGCAGCCCGTGCTCGACTATGCGGTCAAGGGTGCGTCGAAATCCTTCCTGAATTCTCTCAACGAAATCACGGCACGCGCCGACAGGCTCATGGAAGGCGAGCCCATAGTCGAACTCGATCCCGATAGCGTCGATCCCTCCTTCATCAAAGATCGTCTCGAAGAGAACGAGCAGGAGTTCAATGAGCTCCTAGAAGCTATCCGCGCGCGCGGACAAGACAGCCCGATTCTGGTGCGCCCTCACCCGGCCTCGGGCGAGCGCTATATGGTGGTCTTCGGCCATCGTCGCCTGAAAGTAGCCAAGCTGCTGGGCCGCAAGGTCCGGGCCGTCATCAAGGAGATGAAGGACCGGGAACATGTCGTTGCCCAGGGCCAGGAGAATTCGGCCCGCGCGAATCTCTCCTTCATCGAGAAGGCGTTGTATGCCTCCGAATTGGCGAAGCTGCGTTATGACGATGACAACGCCATCGTCATGACCGCTCTTGCTCTGGACCGGTCGACCCTTTCGAAGATGCTCGCCGTCGCGGGCCTTCCAGAGAAGGTGCTGCGGGCAATCGGACCAGCGAAGGGCATCGGCCGCGATCGCTGGTATGAGTTGAAGCTCCTGCTCGAACGCCCATCGCATTACGACGCGGCTATCGCCGTGATCGAAGGCGAAGGCTTTGCTGAACTGCCCACCGAAGAGCGCTTCGCTGCGGTCGAACGCCGCCTGAAGACGAAACAGAGCCGCAGTCGCAGCGAGCCCGACAGGCAAAGTTGGGTACCGCACGACGGAGCCGTCGCGGCGGAGATGCTGGCGGAGGGGCGGAAATTCACTTTGGCCATCAAGGCCAAAGGACCGGATGCCAAAGCGTTCGGCCGTTATTTGTCCGATAATCTGGATCGTCTGTACGATGATTTCAGGCGTCGGGCGGGTGCAACCACAAACGGAGATTAG
- a CDS encoding HU family DNA-binding protein, whose amino-acid sequence MTKNELIAAVAEGTGHTKADIGAVMASLAEVAAKALKDGGDVTLGGIGKLTVAKRDARQARNPSTGAMIDVPAKTVVKFKVAKDLAETVA is encoded by the coding sequence ATGACCAAGAACGAACTCATCGCAGCGGTCGCCGAAGGCACCGGCCATACCAAGGCTGATATCGGCGCCGTCATGGCGTCCCTCGCCGAGGTCGCCGCGAAGGCCTTGAAAGATGGCGGCGACGTCACACTTGGCGGTATCGGCAAGCTTACGGTCGCCAAGCGCGATGCGCGCCAGGCCCGCAATCCCTCGACCGGCGCAATGATCGACGTACCCGCGAAGACGGTCGTCAAGTTCAAGGTCGCCAAGGATCTGGCCGAAACGGTCGCCTGA
- a CDS encoding TrbC/VirB2 family protein: MSVPLRPFAAPAAMAAVLVLVAVEPALAQTANIEGVLQNIVTMLTGNVARLLATLAVIIVGIAWMFGYLDLRKAAYVVLGVAIVFGASEIVSTLTGGT; this comes from the coding sequence ATGTCCGTCCCGCTTCGTCCATTTGCCGCGCCTGCAGCCATGGCGGCTGTGCTTGTTCTCGTTGCGGTGGAACCCGCGCTGGCCCAGACCGCCAATATCGAGGGCGTGCTGCAGAACATCGTCACGATGCTGACGGGCAATGTCGCGCGATTGCTGGCGACGCTCGCAGTCATCATCGTCGGCATCGCCTGGATGTTCGGCTATCTCGATTTGCGCAAGGCGGCTTATGTCGTGCTCGGTGTCGCCATCGTGTTTGGCGCGTCCGAGATCGTCTCGACCCTGACGGGCGGCACCTGA